One Methylobacterium sp. 77 DNA window includes the following coding sequences:
- the hemB gene encoding porphobilinogen synthase — MTEATPTPRPLAIETAKASSCASLSITQRPRRNRKAEWSRRLVRENTLTVDDLIWPLFVVEGTGRREPIASMPGVERLSVDEIVRDAERAARLGIPAISFFPYTDAALRDPTGSESLNPNNLVCRAVRAVKKAVPEIGVMTDVALDPYTSHGHDGLLEDGAILNDETVALLVEQSLIQAEAGTDIIAPSDMMDGRVGAIRTGLDKAGFRDVQIMAYAAKYASAFYGPFRDAIGTSAALVGDKRTYQMDPGNSAEALREVALDIEEGADSVMVKPGLPYLDIIRRVKDEFGVPTFAYQVSGEYAMIEAAALNGWLDGDRAMTESLLAFKRAGADGILTYYALRVAKRLRDGI; from the coding sequence ATGACCGAAGCGACCCCGACCCCGCGTCCCCTCGCCATCGAGACGGCCAAGGCGAGTTCCTGCGCGTCGCTCAGCATCACGCAACGCCCCCGTCGCAACCGCAAGGCGGAATGGTCGCGCCGTCTCGTACGCGAGAACACCCTGACAGTGGACGACCTGATCTGGCCGCTCTTCGTCGTTGAGGGGACCGGCCGGCGCGAGCCCATCGCCTCGATGCCGGGGGTCGAGCGCCTCAGCGTGGACGAGATCGTCCGCGATGCCGAGCGCGCGGCCCGGCTCGGAATTCCCGCCATCTCGTTCTTTCCCTATACCGATGCGGCCTTGCGTGACCCGACCGGCTCGGAATCGCTCAACCCGAACAACCTCGTCTGCCGCGCCGTGCGGGCGGTGAAGAAGGCGGTGCCCGAGATCGGCGTGATGACCGACGTCGCCCTCGACCCCTATACCAGCCACGGCCATGACGGCCTGCTCGAGGACGGCGCGATCCTCAACGACGAGACCGTGGCGCTCCTCGTGGAGCAGAGCCTGATCCAGGCCGAGGCGGGCACGGATATCATCGCGCCCTCCGACATGATGGACGGCCGCGTCGGCGCGATCCGCACCGGCCTCGACAAGGCGGGCTTCCGCGACGTTCAGATCATGGCCTACGCAGCCAAGTATGCCAGCGCGTTCTACGGCCCGTTCCGCGATGCCATCGGCACGTCGGCCGCCCTGGTCGGCGACAAGCGGACCTATCAGATGGACCCGGGCAATTCGGCGGAAGCGTTGCGCGAGGTCGCCCTCGACATCGAGGAGGGTGCGGATTCGGTCATGGTGAAGCCGGGCCTGCCCTATCTCGACATCATCCGCCGGGTGAAGGACGAATTCGGCGTGCCGACCTTCGCCTATCAGGTCTCGGGGGAGTACGCGATGATCGAGGCCGCCGCCCTCAACGGCTGGCTCGACGGTGACCGCGCCATGACCGAGAGCCTCCTCGCGTTCAAGCGTGCCGGCGCCGATGGCATTCTGACCTATTACGCCCTCCGCGTCGCCAAGCGGCTGCGCGACGGCATCTGA
- the purB gene encoding adenylosuccinate lyase — translation MISRYSRPEMTAIWSPESRFRIWFEIEAHATTALAEIGVVPKEAADTIWEKGRDAVFDVARIDAIEAVTKHDVIAFLTHLAEIVGPDARFVHQGMTSSDVLDTCFNVQLVRAADILIKDVDALLAAIKRRAFEHKLTPTIGRSHGIHAEPVTFGLKLAQAYAEFERARARLVAAREEVATCAISGAVGTFANIDPRVEEYVAKAMGLTPEPVSTQVIPRDRHAMFFAVLGVVASSVERLSIEVRHLQRTEVLEAEEFFSEGQKGSSAMPHKRNPVLTENLTGLARMVRSFALPAMENVALWHERDISHSSVERMIGPDATVTLDFALARLTGVIDKLLIYPEQMQRNLDKLGGLVHSQRVLLALTQAGVSREDAYRLVQRNAMPVWRGEGDFLTLLKADADVTASLSPEQIEDCFDLGYHFKHVDTIFTRVFGTA, via the coding sequence ATGATCTCCCGTTACAGCCGCCCCGAGATGACGGCGATCTGGTCGCCCGAAAGCCGCTTCCGGATCTGGTTCGAGATCGAGGCGCATGCCACCACGGCGCTCGCCGAGATCGGCGTGGTGCCCAAGGAAGCCGCCGATACGATCTGGGAGAAGGGCCGCGACGCGGTGTTCGACGTCGCGCGGATCGACGCCATCGAAGCCGTGACCAAGCACGACGTCATCGCCTTCCTGACGCATCTCGCCGAGATCGTCGGTCCCGATGCGCGCTTCGTGCACCAGGGCATGACCTCGTCGGACGTGCTCGACACCTGCTTCAACGTCCAGCTCGTCCGCGCCGCCGATATCCTGATCAAGGACGTCGATGCGCTGCTTGCGGCAATCAAGCGCCGGGCCTTCGAGCACAAGCTGACACCGACCATCGGCCGCTCGCACGGCATCCATGCCGAGCCGGTCACCTTCGGTCTCAAGCTCGCCCAGGCCTATGCGGAGTTCGAGCGCGCGCGGGCCCGTCTCGTCGCCGCCCGTGAGGAAGTCGCCACCTGCGCGATCTCGGGCGCCGTCGGCACCTTCGCCAATATCGACCCGCGCGTTGAGGAATACGTCGCCAAGGCGATGGGTCTGACCCCCGAGCCGGTCTCGACCCAGGTCATCCCGCGCGACCGCCACGCCATGTTCTTCGCCGTGCTCGGCGTCGTCGCAAGCTCGGTGGAGCGGCTCTCCATCGAGGTGCGCCACCTTCAGCGGACCGAAGTCCTCGAGGCGGAAGAGTTCTTCTCGGAGGGCCAGAAGGGCTCGTCCGCCATGCCGCACAAGCGCAACCCCGTGCTGACCGAGAACCTGACCGGCCTCGCCCGCATGGTGCGCAGCTTCGCCCTGCCCGCCATGGAGAACGTGGCGCTCTGGCACGAGCGCGACATCTCGCATTCCTCTGTCGAGCGCATGATCGGACCCGACGCGACGGTGACCCTCGACTTCGCCCTGGCGCGGCTCACCGGCGTGATCGACAAGCTGCTGATCTATCCCGAGCAGATGCAGCGCAACCTCGACAAGCTCGGCGGCCTCGTCCACTCGCAGCGTGTGCTGCTGGCCCTGACCCAGGCCGGCGTCTCGCGTGAGGATGCCTATCGGCTGGTTCAGCGCAACGCCATGCCGGTCTGGCGCGGGGAAGGTGATTTCCTCACGCTGCTGAAGGCCGACGCGGACGTCACCGCATCGCTAAGCCCGGAGCAGATCGAGGATTGCTTCGATCTCGGCTACCACTTCAAGCACGTGGATACGATTTTCACGCGCGTCTTCGGAACGGCCTGA
- a CDS encoding TonB-dependent siderophore receptor, which yields MSAASAQNSTENPATPVAVTLDQLSVDGLQGATIGYLTTRTRSATKTDTPLIDTPQSVSVVTRQQILDQGIQSVSEAIRYVPGVIPHQGEGNRDDVVIRGQRSNADFFVNGIRDDVQYYRDLYNVQRIEVLKGPNAMIFGRGGGGGIINRVLKDADGVPLREVVLQGGEYNNKRLSVDVGDRVSDSAYFRLNGVVEESGTFRDYVDLRRYGVNPTMTFLLGPDTTLKLSYEYFHDDRTTDRGIPSQYGRPYRYRQNTATYFGNPDLSYARVDANIATATLDHRFETGVQMHSQLRFADYQKFYQNVYPNIRSPVVSGPTGDTATLSAYNNESNRTNYFSQNDFTYKFATGPLLHTLLAGFEIGYQEGLAFRKDGFFDSNGTQNLVVNALAPVSRVPVTFRNIASGSNSRYDLGLAALYAQDQIEIGPHLQLIGGLRYDHFDFSATDRRNQVTVGRIDDLISPRAGIVIKPLENVAFYGSYSISYLPSAGDQFSTLSPGLAISEPERFENAEIGVKVDVSPVLQLTGALYNLDRFNQRLPDPNNAGFFLASGQTKTQGAEIGANGYVTDWWQIAGGYAFTDARITNGFSMGATVIQPGNRVGLVPFNAFTLWNKFEVTPEFSFGVGFINQTHTFAASDDAVRLPSYTRFDLGLFYRITDTIRAQVNVENVFDRKYIATADGNNNISPGAPRLIRAQIIARF from the coding sequence ATGAGCGCAGCGAGTGCGCAGAACTCCACCGAGAACCCTGCCACGCCTGTTGCCGTGACTCTCGATCAGCTGAGTGTGGACGGCTTGCAGGGCGCCACGATCGGTTATCTGACGACGCGCACGCGAAGTGCCACGAAAACGGATACGCCACTCATCGATACGCCCCAATCGGTCAGCGTCGTGACCCGGCAACAGATCCTCGACCAGGGAATTCAGAGCGTCTCGGAGGCGATCCGTTACGTGCCGGGCGTCATTCCGCACCAGGGCGAGGGCAATCGCGATGACGTCGTCATCCGCGGTCAGCGTTCGAATGCCGATTTCTTCGTCAACGGCATTCGAGACGATGTCCAATATTACCGCGATCTCTACAACGTCCAGCGCATCGAGGTCCTGAAAGGGCCGAACGCGATGATCTTCGGCCGCGGCGGCGGCGGCGGAATCATCAACCGCGTGCTCAAGGATGCGGACGGCGTCCCGCTTCGCGAAGTCGTGCTTCAGGGCGGCGAGTACAATAACAAGCGACTGTCCGTCGATGTCGGCGACCGGGTCAGCGACAGCGCGTATTTCCGGCTCAACGGTGTCGTCGAGGAGAGCGGGACATTTCGAGATTACGTCGATCTGCGCCGCTATGGCGTCAACCCGACGATGACCTTCCTGCTCGGCCCGGATACGACGCTCAAGCTGTCCTACGAGTATTTCCACGACGACCGCACCACCGATCGTGGCATCCCCTCACAATACGGGCGGCCCTACCGATATCGCCAGAACACGGCCACCTATTTCGGAAATCCCGATCTCAGCTACGCGAGGGTGGACGCCAATATCGCCACCGCGACGCTCGATCATCGCTTCGAGACCGGCGTGCAGATGCACAGCCAGTTGCGGTTCGCAGATTATCAGAAGTTCTACCAGAACGTTTACCCGAACATCCGCTCGCCCGTCGTCTCGGGGCCGACCGGAGATACGGCAACGTTGTCGGCTTATAACAACGAGTCGAACCGGACGAATTATTTCAGCCAGAACGACTTCACCTATAAGTTCGCCACCGGCCCGCTGTTGCATACGCTACTTGCCGGGTTCGAGATCGGCTATCAGGAAGGCTTGGCGTTTCGAAAGGATGGTTTCTTCGATTCCAACGGAACGCAGAACCTCGTGGTGAATGCGCTCGCCCCGGTCAGCCGGGTGCCTGTCACGTTCCGCAATATCGCGAGCGGCAGCAACAGCCGCTACGATCTCGGGCTCGCCGCCCTCTATGCCCAGGACCAGATCGAGATCGGCCCGCACCTGCAGCTCATCGGCGGATTGCGCTACGACCATTTCGATTTCTCGGCCACCGACCGGCGCAACCAGGTCACCGTCGGCCGCATCGACGACCTGATCTCACCGCGCGCCGGCATCGTGATCAAGCCGCTCGAGAACGTCGCGTTCTACGGCAGCTACAGCATCTCCTACCTGCCTTCGGCGGGCGACCAGTTCAGCACCTTGTCTCCGGGGCTCGCGATCTCGGAGCCGGAACGGTTCGAGAATGCCGAGATCGGCGTGAAGGTCGACGTCTCTCCCGTGCTTCAGCTCACGGGTGCCCTGTACAATCTCGACCGCTTCAACCAGCGGCTTCCCGACCCGAACAATGCCGGCTTCTTCCTCGCCTCCGGCCAGACGAAGACGCAAGGTGCCGAGATCGGCGCCAACGGCTACGTCACGGATTGGTGGCAGATCGCCGGCGGCTACGCTTTCACCGACGCCCGGATCACGAACGGTTTCAGCATGGGCGCAACGGTCATCCAGCCGGGTAACCGCGTCGGGCTCGTGCCGTTCAACGCTTTCACCTTGTGGAACAAGTTCGAGGTGACGCCGGAATTCTCCTTCGGCGTCGGCTTCATCAACCAGACCCACACCTTTGCCGCATCCGACGATGCCGTGCGGTTGCCGAGCTATACCCGCTTCGACCTGGGGCTCTTCTACCGGATCACCGATACGATCCGCGCCCAGGTGAATGTCGAGAACGTCTTCGACCGGAAATACATCGCCACCGCGGACGGCAACAACAACATCAGCCCCGGTGCGCCACGGCTGATCCGTGCGCAGATCATCGCGCGGTTCTGA
- a CDS encoding adenylosuccinate synthase, producing the protein MANVVVVGAQWGDEGKGKIVDWLSEQADVVVRFQGGHNAGHTLVIDGVTYKLALLPSGVVRGGKLSVIGNGVVVDPWHLVDEIARLQAQGVEISPATLRIADNATLILPLHRELDHFRETSNAGLKIGTTKRGIGPAYEDKVGRRAIRVVDLADESTLESKIERVLTHHNALRRGLGIEEVDAEALLADLKAIAPTILPYATTVWKLLDDERRAGKRILFEGAQGALLDVDHGTYPFVTSSNIVAAQAATGSGMGPSAIGYVLGIAKAYTTRVGEGPFPTELFDEIGETIGSKGREFGVNTGRKRRCGWFDAVLVRQTVRTSGIDGIALTKLDILDGFDEIKVCTGYHLDGQVLDHLPANQAAQAKVEPIYETIEGWSGTTAGARSWADLPAQAIKYVRRIEELIGAPVALLSTSPERNDTILMHNPFED; encoded by the coding sequence ATGGCGAACGTCGTCGTCGTGGGCGCCCAATGGGGCGACGAAGGCAAGGGTAAGATCGTCGACTGGCTCTCAGAGCAGGCCGACGTGGTGGTCCGCTTCCAAGGCGGCCACAATGCCGGGCATACGCTGGTCATCGACGGCGTGACCTACAAGCTCGCATTGCTGCCGTCCGGCGTCGTTCGGGGCGGAAAGCTGTCGGTGATCGGCAACGGCGTCGTCGTCGATCCCTGGCACCTCGTCGACGAGATCGCACGGCTGCAGGCACAAGGTGTCGAGATCTCGCCGGCGACGCTCCGCATCGCCGACAACGCGACGCTGATCCTGCCGCTTCACCGCGAACTGGACCATTTCCGCGAGACCTCGAATGCCGGTCTCAAGATCGGTACGACGAAGCGTGGCATCGGCCCGGCCTATGAGGACAAGGTCGGCCGCCGTGCCATTCGCGTGGTCGACCTCGCCGACGAGAGCACGCTGGAATCGAAGATCGAGCGGGTGCTCACCCATCACAATGCCCTGCGCCGCGGCCTCGGCATCGAGGAAGTTGATGCCGAGGCGCTCCTTGCCGATCTGAAGGCCATCGCACCGACGATCCTTCCCTATGCTACGACCGTCTGGAAACTCCTCGACGACGAGCGTCGGGCCGGCAAGCGCATCCTGTTCGAAGGCGCTCAGGGTGCCCTCCTCGACGTCGATCACGGCACCTACCCGTTCGTGACCTCGTCGAACATCGTCGCCGCGCAGGCCGCCACCGGGTCCGGGATGGGGCCATCGGCCATCGGCTACGTGCTCGGCATCGCCAAGGCCTATACGACGCGCGTCGGGGAAGGCCCCTTCCCCACCGAGCTCTTCGATGAGATCGGCGAGACGATCGGATCCAAGGGCCGGGAATTCGGCGTCAATACCGGTCGCAAGCGTCGCTGCGGCTGGTTCGATGCCGTGCTGGTGCGCCAGACCGTGCGGACCTCCGGCATCGACGGCATCGCCTTGACCAAGCTCGACATTCTCGACGGCTTCGACGAGATCAAGGTGTGTACCGGCTACCACCTCGACGGCCAAGTGCTCGACCACCTTCCCGCCAATCAGGCTGCACAGGCTAAGGTGGAGCCGATCTACGAGACGATCGAAGGCTGGTCCGGCACCACGGCCGGCGCGCGCTCGTGGGCCGATCTTCCCGCTCAGGCGATCAAGTACGTTCGGCGGATCGAAGAGTTGATCGGGGCACCTGTGGCGCTGCTCTCGACCTCGCCGGAGCGCAACGACACGATCCTCATGCACAACCCCTTCGAGGATTAG
- a CDS encoding D-amino-acid transaminase — translation MSRIVYVNGEFVPFEAATVSIMDRGFLFADGIYEVSAVLAGRLVDNAAHLARLDRSLGEIGIRNPYSTEEWVRLETELVHRNALAEGLVYMQVTRGTYERDFAFPPAETPPTVVIFTQAKSVAKNPVAERGAKVITVPDIRWKRRDIKSVALLAQVLAKQEAAKAGVSEAWMVEDGFVTEGSSSTAFIITGGKVVTRPLSTALLPGITRLAVMRLAEETGLAIEERLFSVEEAVTAEEAFFTSASAFVMPVVEIDGRKLGDGVPGPQTKRLRALYLEMAGA, via the coding sequence ATGTCCCGCATCGTCTACGTCAATGGCGAGTTCGTGCCCTTCGAGGCGGCGACCGTGTCGATCATGGACCGGGGCTTCCTGTTCGCGGACGGAATCTACGAGGTCTCCGCAGTGCTCGCCGGGCGCCTCGTCGACAACGCGGCGCATCTCGCGCGGCTCGACCGGTCGCTCGGCGAGATCGGCATCCGTAACCCCTACTCCACGGAAGAATGGGTGCGGCTCGAGACCGAACTCGTCCACCGCAATGCCCTCGCCGAGGGGCTCGTGTACATGCAGGTGACGCGGGGCACCTACGAGCGGGATTTCGCCTTCCCGCCGGCCGAGACACCGCCGACCGTGGTAATATTCACGCAGGCCAAGTCTGTCGCGAAGAACCCCGTCGCCGAGCGCGGCGCCAAGGTGATCACCGTTCCCGACATCCGCTGGAAGCGGCGCGACATCAAGTCGGTGGCGCTCCTCGCCCAGGTGCTCGCGAAGCAGGAAGCGGCCAAGGCCGGCGTGTCGGAAGCCTGGATGGTCGAGGACGGTTTCGTCACCGAGGGCTCGTCGTCGACCGCCTTCATCATCACCGGCGGAAAGGTCGTCACTCGCCCGCTCTCCACCGCCCTGCTGCCCGGCATCACCCGCCTCGCCGTCATGCGGCTCGCGGAGGAGACCGGGCTGGCGATCGAGGAGCGGTTGTTCTCCGTGGAAGAAGCAGTCACGGCCGAGGAGGCCTTCTTCACCAGCGCCTCGGCCTTCGTGATGCCGGTTGTCGAGATCGACGGGCGCAAACTCGGCGACGGCGTTCCGGGACCGCAGACGAAACGATTGCGCGCGCTGTATCTGGAGATGGCCGGAGCATAG
- a CDS encoding arginyltransferase: MTSHPRDTPQFYLTAPSPCPYLPGQEERKVFTHLVGRRARDLNEILTQGGFRRSQTIAYRPACETCRACISVRVVVADFVASASQRRILQRNADLIGNPEPNRPASEQYALFRRYLDARHGDGGMVDMTVLDYAMMIEDSHVDTHLVAYRRRGPDTAINGRGIGPTVALCLTDVLSDGLSMVYSFYDPTEAQRSLGTYMILDHIRRAVSLGLPYLYLGYWVDGSRKMDYKARFRPQERLMGAGWQRVE, translated from the coding sequence GTGACAAGCCATCCCCGCGACACCCCGCAATTCTACCTGACGGCGCCTTCGCCCTGCCCCTACCTGCCGGGTCAGGAGGAGCGGAAGGTGTTCACGCATCTCGTGGGACGCCGCGCCCGCGACCTCAACGAAATCCTGACCCAGGGCGGTTTCCGCCGCTCACAGACCATCGCCTATCGCCCGGCCTGCGAGACGTGCCGGGCCTGTATCTCGGTGCGGGTCGTGGTGGCGGATTTCGTCGCCTCGGCGAGCCAGCGCCGCATCCTTCAGCGCAACGCGGACCTCATCGGCAATCCCGAGCCCAATCGCCCGGCCTCCGAACAATACGCCCTCTTCCGCCGCTATCTCGACGCGCGCCACGGTGACGGCGGCATGGTCGACATGACCGTGCTCGACTACGCCATGATGATCGAGGACAGCCACGTCGACACGCATCTCGTGGCCTACCGCAGGCGCGGCCCGGATACGGCGATCAACGGACGGGGTATCGGCCCGACGGTCGCCCTCTGCCTCACGGACGTCCTCTCCGACGGGCTGTCGATGGTCTATTCTTTCTACGATCCGACGGAGGCCCAGCGCTCGCTCGGGACCTACATGATCCTCGACCATATCCGCCGGGCCGTCTCGCTCGGCCTGCCGTATCTCTATCTCGGATACTGGGTCGATGGCTCGCGAAAGATGGACTACAAGGCCCGTTTCCGCCCTCAGGAACGGTTGATGGGGGCCGGCTGGCAGCGGGTGGAATAG
- a CDS encoding methyl-accepting chemotaxis protein, whose amino-acid sequence MSPKCTEAAQPADNLSMLVETSTRQLKSLTDHSIGSIKSITRRMNLLAMNALIEAAHAGERGAGFSVVANEVRSVAGEIEGLVSSLGNALGDGVDTLTKAVEHLTSEGRAARCIDLALNAVEIIDRNLYERTCDVRWWATDAAVVECALDPTDAATAHASQRLGVILSAYTVYLDLWLCSLDGKVIANGRPDRFDILGHDVSREPWFAQAKPLASGDDFAVANVARLAALNGSQSATYVASVREGGETNGQPIGFLAIHFDWEPQARTIVEGVRLAPAERDHSRVMLLDAENRVIACSKGKGILSERYPLRAGGQVQGSYIDTAGRLVAFHETPGYETYRGLGWRGVIEQSA is encoded by the coding sequence ATGTCACCGAAATGCACCGAAGCCGCGCAGCCGGCCGACAATCTGTCGATGCTCGTCGAGACATCGACGCGACAGCTGAAATCTCTCACCGATCACAGCATAGGATCGATCAAGTCGATCACGCGACGCATGAACCTGCTCGCCATGAACGCGCTCATCGAAGCGGCCCATGCCGGCGAACGCGGCGCCGGTTTCTCGGTCGTCGCCAACGAGGTCCGCAGCGTGGCCGGCGAGATCGAAGGGCTCGTCTCGAGCCTCGGCAATGCCTTGGGTGACGGTGTCGATACACTGACGAAGGCCGTGGAGCACCTCACGAGCGAAGGGCGGGCAGCCCGTTGCATCGATCTCGCCCTCAATGCCGTCGAAATCATCGATCGGAACCTCTACGAGCGCACCTGCGATGTGAGGTGGTGGGCAACCGACGCCGCAGTGGTCGAATGCGCCCTTGACCCTACGGACGCCGCCACGGCCCACGCCTCGCAGAGGCTCGGGGTCATCCTGTCCGCCTACACGGTCTATCTCGATCTCTGGCTATGCAGCCTCGACGGCAAGGTGATTGCCAACGGCCGGCCCGACCGGTTCGATATCCTTGGTCATGACGTGAGCCGCGAACCCTGGTTCGCCCAGGCCAAGCCGCTCGCATCGGGCGACGATTTCGCCGTCGCCAACGTGGCGCGGCTCGCCGCGTTGAACGGATCTCAGAGCGCGACTTACGTCGCCTCCGTGCGAGAGGGCGGCGAGACCAATGGCCAACCGATCGGCTTTCTCGCGATCCATTTCGACTGGGAGCCGCAGGCACGCACCATCGTCGAGGGCGTCCGCCTCGCGCCTGCGGAACGGGACCATAGCCGCGTCATGCTGCTCGATGCGGAGAACCGCGTCATCGCCTGTTCGAAGGGCAAGGGCATCCTCTCCGAGCGCTATCCCCTCCGTGCCGGCGGGCAGGTTCAGGGAAGCTACATCGACACGGCGGGCCGTCTCGTCGCCTTCCACGAGACGCCGGGCTACGAGACCTATCGTGGTCTCGGCTGGCGTGGCGTGATCGAGCAATCCGCCTGA
- a CDS encoding RDD family protein: MLNTPLGYEPAGYAERYGTGLPPNLPIPFVRASLGARFVAYLLDILFILGFTALLTLAITVVGVLTFGLGWTLFAILPASGILYSAVTVGGASQSTWGMRMMGLRVVTPASGLRVDFITAAIHALLFYVAISTFLLWFVDILFGLVRPDRRLGHDVLVGLAVVRAG; this comes from the coding sequence ATGCTCAACACGCCTCTTGGCTACGAACCCGCCGGTTATGCCGAGCGCTATGGGACGGGCTTACCTCCCAACCTTCCGATACCTTTCGTGCGGGCGAGCCTCGGCGCGCGCTTCGTCGCCTATCTCCTCGACATCCTGTTCATCCTCGGTTTCACCGCGCTCCTCACCCTCGCGATCACGGTGGTCGGGGTCCTGACGTTCGGACTCGGCTGGACGCTGTTCGCGATCCTGCCGGCGAGCGGCATCCTCTATAGCGCGGTGACGGTGGGCGGCGCGTCCCAGAGCACGTGGGGGATGAGGATGATGGGCTTGCGCGTCGTGACACCGGCGAGCGGCCTGCGGGTGGATTTCATCACCGCCGCCATCCACGCCCTGCTCTTCTACGTCGCCATCTCGACGTTCCTGCTCTGGTTCGTCGATATCCTGTTCGGACTGGTGAGGCCGGACCGCCGACTCGGGCACGATGTCCTCGTCGGTCTCGCGGTTGTCCGCGCAGGGTGA
- the rpoH gene encoding RNA polymerase sigma factor RpoH, with product MAGALPVLATEGGLSRYLDEIRKFPMLEPNEEFTLAKSWREKGDRDAAHRLVTSHLRLVAKIAMGYRGYGLPIGEVVSEGNVGLMQAVKRFEPDKGFRLATYAMWWIKAAIQEYILRSWSLVKMGTTANQKKLFFNLRKAKGKISALDEGDLKPDQVAQIAVKLGVPEQDVIDMNRRLSGDTSLNAPLREEGEGEWQDWLVDNSPSQETVLAREEEGQNRLTALRDALSVLNPRERRIFEARRLADDPITLEDLSGEFGVSRERVRQIEVRAFEKIQEAVKRNLASREAPRAAAHA from the coding sequence ATGGCAGGCGCACTACCCGTGCTCGCCACCGAGGGTGGCCTCTCGCGCTACCTCGATGAGATCCGCAAGTTCCCGATGCTCGAGCCGAACGAGGAGTTCACGCTGGCTAAGAGCTGGCGCGAAAAGGGCGACCGCGATGCAGCGCACCGCCTCGTCACCTCGCATCTGCGTCTCGTGGCCAAGATCGCCATGGGCTACCGCGGCTATGGTCTGCCGATCGGCGAGGTCGTGTCGGAGGGCAATGTCGGCCTGATGCAGGCGGTCAAGCGGTTCGAGCCGGACAAGGGCTTCCGCCTCGCCACCTACGCCATGTGGTGGATCAAGGCCGCGATTCAGGAGTACATCCTGCGCTCGTGGTCGCTCGTGAAGATGGGCACCACCGCCAATCAGAAGAAGCTGTTCTTCAACCTGCGCAAGGCCAAGGGCAAGATTTCGGCCCTGGACGAGGGCGACCTGAAGCCCGACCAAGTCGCGCAGATCGCGGTCAAGCTCGGCGTGCCCGAGCAGGACGTGATCGACATGAACCGCCGCCTCTCCGGCGACACGTCCCTCAACGCTCCCCTGCGTGAGGAAGGCGAGGGCGAGTGGCAGGATTGGCTCGTCGACAACAGCCCGAGCCAGGAGACGGTGCTCGCCCGCGAGGAGGAGGGCCAGAATCGGCTCACGGCCTTGCGCGACGCGCTGTCGGTGCTCAATCCGCGTGAGCGCCGCATCTTCGAGGCCCGCCGCCTCGCCGACGACCCGATCACGCTCGAAGACCTGTCGGGTGAGTTCGGCGTGTCGCGCGAGCGCGTCCGTCAGATCGAGGTGAGGGCCTTCGAGAAGATCCAGGAGGCGGTGAAGCGTAACCTCGCCAGCCGTGAGGCGCCTCGCGCTGCCGCACACGCCTGA